Proteins from a genomic interval of Sparus aurata chromosome 21, fSpaAur1.1, whole genome shotgun sequence:
- the gtpbp4 gene encoding GTP-binding protein 4 — MALYNFKKIMVVPTAKEFIDITLSKTQRKTPTVVHKHYQIHRIRHFYMRKVKFTQQNYHDRLTQILTDFPKLDDIHPFYADLMNVLYDKDHYKLALGQINIAKNLIDNVAKDYVRLMKYGDSLYRCKQLKRAALGRMCTILKRQKSSLEYLEQVRQHLSRLPSIDPNTRTLLLCGYPNVGKSSFINKVTRADVDVQPYAFTTKSLFVGHMDYRYLRWQVVDTPGILDHPLEERNTIEMQAITALAHLRAAVLYVMDVSEQCGHTLPEQLELFNNIRPLFANKPLIVVANKCDVKKINELSEEDQKIFADLTTDGISVIETSTLTEEGVIQVKNEACDRLLANRVETKMKGKKVHDVLNRLHLAMPAKRDEKERPPFIPEGALVRRKAMEVDAPKRKTERDLEVELGDDYILDLQKYWDLMNEDEKNDKIPEVWEGHNIADYIDPDIMKKLEDLEKEEELKEKAGEYDSDEESEDEEMQEIRVLAKQIKEKKQLLVMASKEKDVHGPRMPRTATKVERKKLEKQMGGLGLDMDDKDDSHYAQQARRSRSVALKRKRETSAPPTSKTRSQSASRPPRDKSGLRDPKMAKKAKKMMKNSQKDMNRHGKKGEADRHVFDLKPKHLLAGKRKSGTNDRR, encoded by the exons ATGGCACTTTATAACTTTAAGAAGATTATGGTGGTTCCCACCGCAAAG GAATTCATCGACATCACTTTATCCAAAACACAAAGGAAGACGCCCACAGTGGTGCACAAGCACTACCAAATCCACCGTATCCGTCATTTTTACATGCGAAAGGTGAAGTTCACCCAGCAGAACTACCATGACCGCCTCACACAGATCCTCACCGACTTCCCCAAGCTCGAC GACATCCATCCATTCTACGCTGATCTGATGAATGTGTTGTACGACAAAGACCATTATAAGTTGGCCTTGGGGCAGATAAACATCGCCAAGAATCTGATCGATAA TGTTGCCAAAGACTACGTGCGTCTGATGAAGTATGGAGATTCTCTGTACCGCTGTAAACAGCTGAAGAGAGCCGCTCTGGGTCGTATGTGCACCATCCTGAAACGACAGAAGTCGAGTCTGGAGTATCTGGAACAAG TTCGTCAGCATCTGTCCCGTTTGCCGTCGATTGACCCGAACACCAGGaccctgctgctgtgtggttaCCCCAACGTCGGCAAGTCCAGTTTCATCAACAAG GTGACCAGAGCCGATGTGGACGTCCAGCCGTACGCCTTCACCACAAAGTCTCTGTTTGTGGGTCACATGGACTACAGATATCTCCGCTGGCAG GTGGTGGACACCCCCGGTATCCTGGACCACCCGCTGGAGGAGAGGAACACCATCGAGATGCAGGCCATCACGGCTCTGGCTCACCTGCGAGCGGCGGTTCTTTACGTCATGGACGTGTCGGAGCAGTGCGGTCACACTCTGCCGGAGCAGCTGGAGCTCTTCAACAACATCCGACCGCTGTTCGCCAACAAG CCTCTCATCGTTGTGGCCAACAAATGTGACGTGAAGAAGATCAATgagctgtctgaggaggacCAG AAAATCTTTGCCGATCTCACCACTGATGGAATCTCTGTGATTGAGACCAGCACTCTGACCGAGGAGGGAGTCATTCAAGTTAAAAATGAG GCCTGCGACCGGCTCCTCGCCAACCGCGTCGAGACCAAGATGAAGGGCAAGAAGGTCCATGATGTTCTCAACCGGCTCCACCTGGCCATGCCCGCCAAGAGAGATGAGAAG GAGAGGCCTCCGTTCATCCCTGAAGGAGCCCTGGTGCGCAGGAAGGCGATGGAGGTGGACGCACCCAAACGCAAAACG GAGAGAGATCTGGAGGTGGAGCTTGGTGATGACTACATTCTGGACCTACAGA aATACTGGGATCTGATGAACGAGGACGAGAAGAACGATAAGATCCCTGAAGTGTGGGAGGGCCACAACATCGCAGATTACATCGATCCTGACATCATGAAG AAACTGGAGGAcctggagaaggaggaggagctgaaggagaaaGCCGGAGAGTACGACTCTGACGAGGAGAGCGAGGACGAGGAGATGCAGGAGATCAGAGTTCTGGCCAAACAGATCAAAGAGAAGAAGCAGCTCCTGGTCATGGCGTCGAAAGAGAAGGACGTGCACGGACCTCGCATGCCCAGGACCGCCACCAAG GTTGAGAGAAAGAAGCTAGAGAAGCAGATGGGTGGCCTCGGCCTGGACATGGATGACAAGGACGAT AGCCACTACGCTCAACAGGCTCGGCGGTCCCGAAGCGTCGCTTTGAAGCGTAAACGTGAAACTTCAGCTCCTCCAACCTCCAAAACTCGCAGCCAGAGCGCCTCCCGTCCACCAAGAGACAAGTCTGGTTTACGGGATCCGAAG ATGGCAAAGAAGGcaaagaagatgatgaagaactCCCAGAAAGACATGAACCGGCATGGCAAGAAGGGGGAGGCGGACAGACATGTGTTCGACCTCAAACCCAAACACCTCCTGGCCGGCAAGAGGAAGTCTGGCACCAACGATCGAAGataa